The following proteins are encoded in a genomic region of Moorena sp. SIOASIH:
- a CDS encoding transposase, with the protein MYKTIPIKANFSNEEKVFWEFQCQQANSLFNCAVYYAKQKHYKWLEEQKAYTTYWHGDELRAGWKTYKCTTKYPEIDKALKMSPHYKAMAAQSAQQTLKTVGEAYSSYNKLVGLYYQGKVDRPRFPRYRKSGGFAAVTFPRQALIYKEGLFHPSVSKESKPELLVQIALSPPDFIDPDWVKEVTVRPYYGQLWIDWVIDDRKQPVTDNPNLDYSNAIGIDHGGDNWLTCVSTLGKSFIIDGRKLKSMNQGYCRLVAKYKSGKSEKYWDSHLDKIQLKRNNQMRDAINKAARFLVNRCLNDGIGNLVFGWNEGQKSLSNMGKKGNQQFVPIPTKRLIERLKQQCREYGINLIVTEESYTSKASFLDGDSLPKHGAKPSGWIPSGKRVRRGLYRTASGKLINADLNGAANILRKVTTQPIDLAKVGSGILTVPHRYNLFTNLSKLYRHKGEAVRVYPTA; encoded by the coding sequence ATGTACAAGACGATCCCAATAAAAGCTAACTTTTCAAACGAAGAGAAAGTGTTCTGGGAGTTTCAGTGCCAGCAAGCTAACAGCCTGTTTAATTGCGCTGTTTACTATGCAAAACAAAAACACTACAAGTGGCTTGAGGAACAAAAAGCTTATACTACCTACTGGCATGGAGATGAGCTAAGGGCAGGGTGGAAAACCTACAAATGTACGACTAAATACCCTGAAATAGACAAAGCTCTAAAAATGTCGCCCCACTATAAGGCGATGGCGGCTCAATCTGCACAGCAAACTTTAAAAACTGTAGGGGAAGCGTACTCTAGCTATAACAAACTAGTGGGTTTGTACTACCAAGGAAAAGTAGATAGACCTAGGTTCCCTCGCTATAGAAAGTCTGGAGGTTTTGCTGCGGTGACTTTCCCTCGGCAAGCCCTCATATACAAAGAAGGTTTGTTTCACCCCTCCGTTAGCAAGGAAAGCAAGCCTGAATTATTAGTTCAAATAGCATTATCTCCTCCAGATTTCATTGATCCTGATTGGGTGAAAGAGGTTACCGTTCGTCCTTACTACGGACAGCTATGGATAGATTGGGTTATTGATGATAGAAAGCAACCAGTAACTGATAATCCAAATCTTGATTACTCTAACGCGATTGGAATAGACCATGGTGGCGATAACTGGCTAACCTGCGTTTCGACCTTAGGAAAGAGCTTTATTATTGACGGTCGAAAGCTTAAGTCAATGAACCAAGGTTACTGTCGCCTTGTGGCTAAGTATAAGTCAGGAAAGTCGGAAAAGTACTGGGACTCCCATCTGGATAAAATTCAGTTGAAGCGGAATAATCAGATGCGGGACGCCATAAATAAAGCGGCTAGATTCCTCGTTAATCGTTGCCTAAATGATGGAATAGGTAATTTGGTTTTTGGTTGGAACGAAGGACAGAAAAGCCTTTCTAACATGGGAAAGAAAGGAAACCAACAGTTTGTCCCCATTCCTACTAAGCGACTAATTGAAAGGTTAAAGCAGCAATGTCGTGAATATGGAATAAATCTGATTGTCACTGAAGAATCCTATACAAGCAAAGCGTCTTTCTTGGACGGTGATTCATTACCAAAACATGGTGCAAAACCCAGCGGATGGATCCCTTCAGGAAAAAGAGTTAGGCGTGGGTTGTACAGGACTGCCTCCGGAAAGTTAATTAACGCCGATTTGAACGGCGCTGCTAACATACTCCGTAAAGTAACCACACAGCCAATCGACCTGGCCAAGGTGGGTAGCGGGATTTTGACAGTTCCACATCGATATAATTTGTTCACTAACCTGTCTAAATTATATCGACATAAGGGTGAAGCGGTACGGGTTTACCCTACCGCGTAA
- a CDS encoding pentapeptide repeat-containing protein — MKLKQILNQIKIKIPRPRKTSYLDIKKIAIQLYNNRQITGVKGTKIEDRYQAEKIANSPLRLVLFKCNQPLIKIEKKFLEPVLDYLNRLALIEILGLVGNLSILLGLIIFIAGEKDRRNSEIYQAWQVITAAHGQKGSGGRKEALEFLNSKPRRNPWFWLTWEEQSLSGLEAPKAYLNEIQLSNAVLSGANLQEADLWQANLQKANLWGANLQKANLVRANFQKANLVEANFQKAVLREAKLQKAVLRKAKLQKAVLIGANLQEAVLWKAKLQKAVLIGANLQEANLWGANLQEANLRNANFKNAMYTDKSTLEAVCDKLDIEYPCPTIFPENFNPKTAGMKLIKESKDIPKDLPWLP, encoded by the coding sequence ATGAAGCTAAAACAGATACTTAATCAAATCAAAATAAAAATACCCCGTCCACGAAAAACATCATACCTAGACATCAAAAAAATAGCTATTCAACTTTATAATAACCGTCAAATAACAGGTGTAAAAGGAACTAAGATAGAAGATAGATATCAAGCCGAAAAAATTGCAAACAGTCCCTTGAGGTTAGTATTATTTAAATGTAATCAACCACTTATAAAAATCGAAAAAAAGTTTTTAGAACCAGTTTTAGACTACCTCAACAGATTGGCATTAATAGAAATATTAGGACTAGTCGGTAATTTATCTATTCTTCTAGGCTTGATCATCTTTATCGCTGGGGAAAAAGATAGGCGAAATAGTGAAATTTATCAAGCATGGCAGGTGATTACAGCTGCACATGGCCAAAAAGGCAGTGGTGGTAGAAAAGAAGCTCTAGAGTTTTTAAACTCAAAGCCTAGGCGTAATCCCTGGTTTTGGTTAACCTGGGAGGAACAAAGTTTAAGTGGTTTGGAAGCACCAAAAGCTTATTTGAACGAAATTCAACTTTCTAATGCTGTTTTAAGCGGAGCTAATTTACAGGAGGCTGATTTATGGCAAGCTAATTTACAGAAGGCTAATTTATGGGGAGCTAATTTACAGAAGGCTAATTTAGTGAGAGCTAATTTTCAGAAGGCTAATTTAGTGGAAGCTAATTTTCAGAAGGCTGTTTTAAGGGAAGCTAAGTTACAGAAGGCTGTTTTAAGGAAAGCTAAGTTACAGAAGGCTGTTTTAATAGGAGCTAATTTACAGGAGGCTGTTTTATGGAAAGCTAAGTTACAGAAGGCTGTTTTAATAGGAGCTAATTTACAGGAGGCTAATTTATGGGGAGCTAATTTACAGGAGGCTAATTTAAGGAATGCTAATTTTAAAAATGCAATGTATACAGATAAAAGTACATTGGAAGCTGTTTGTGACAAACTTGATATAGAATATCCTTGTCCCACCATATTTCCTGAAAACTTTAATCCTAAAACTGCCGGAATGAAACTAATAAAAGAATCTAAGGATATACCCAAAGATCTACCCTGGCTCCCTTGA
- a CDS encoding site-specific integrase → MKIDRHGQAKILTAEEIQLLFNEGATLNPPRDRALFAVMLYTACRVNEAVTLRIRDVYDRFGSVRPVVLFRKGNTKGKLATRTIPVLEDLRKH, encoded by the coding sequence ATGAAAATAGACCGCCATGGCCAGGCAAAGATTTTAACCGCAGAGGAAATCCAGCTCTTGTTTAACGAAGGGGCAACCCTTAACCCGCCACGAGACCGGGCACTGTTTGCTGTCATGCTGTACACTGCCTGTCGGGTTAATGAAGCGGTGACATTAAGAATAAGGGATGTTTACGATCGCTTTGGTTCCGTGCGTCCCGTTGTCCTGTTTCGGAAGGGGAACACAAAAGGTAAGCTTGCCACCCGGACTATCCCGGTACTAGAAGATCTGCGGAAACACTAA
- a CDS encoding RICIN domain-containing protein, with protein MSHSTLFSKKIKTILTFGIAVVFFVLAFASTTNLPALAQGQTNYRLKTMFTGSDKCLDIINDAKDNQLIMANCGNYSGQFWQIEATNKSGYYRLTTLFTGSDKCLDIINDAKDNQPIMANCGNYSGQFWQIEATNFSGYYRLTTMFTGSDKCLDIINDSQDNKPIMANCGNYSGQFWQIPNFN; from the coding sequence ATGTCTCATTCCACCCTGTTCAGCAAAAAAATAAAGACAATTTTGACTTTTGGTATAGCTGTTGTGTTTTTTGTGCTTGCTTTTGCCAGTACTACTAATTTACCAGCCCTTGCCCAAGGACAAACAAATTATCGCCTCAAAACCATGTTTACGGGCAGTGATAAATGTTTGGATATCATTAATGATGCTAAAGACAATCAACTGATTATGGCTAACTGTGGTAATTATTCAGGACAATTTTGGCAAATAGAAGCAACAAACAAGTCTGGATATTATCGCCTCACAACCCTATTTACGGGCAGTGATAAATGTTTAGATATCATTAATGATGCTAAAGACAATCAACCGATTATGGCTAACTGTGGTAATTATTCAGGACAATTTTGGCAAATAGAAGCAACAAATTTTTCTGGATATTATCGCCTCACAACCATGTTTACGGGCAGTGATAAATGTTTAGATATCATTAATGATTCTCAAGACAATAAACCGATTATGGCTAACTGTGGTAATTATTCAGGACAATTTTGGCAAATACCTAATTTTAACTAA
- a CDS encoding Rpn family recombination-promoting nuclease/putative transposase, with protein MVFPLPDKYIDLLTDFGFKRVFGTEPNKALLIDFLNTLLPPHHHLKDVTFKNPEFLGNTLVDRRAIFDIYCQSETGERFIVEMQKAKQNLFKDRSVYYSTFPIQEQAEQGFWNYELTAVYTVGILDFVFDDHKHESELLHVVELKNQHCEVFYDKLKFIYVELPKFTKSLEQLESHFDKWLFLFKHLAQLNEPPLPLQEDVFAQLFDVAEIANFSSAEQALYQDSLKVYRDMYNVTQTLIDETLEQGIEQGIKQGIEQGRAEGRQEEKQQIAKQMKAAGLPAQDIAQYTGLSMDEIDRL; from the coding sequence ATGGTTTTCCCGCTGCCAGATAAATACATTGACCTGCTCACGGATTTCGGGTTTAAACGTGTCTTTGGCACTGAGCCAAACAAGGCACTGCTAATCGACTTCTTGAATACTCTGTTGCCTCCCCATCATCACCTGAAGGATGTCACCTTTAAGAATCCAGAGTTTTTGGGCAATACTTTAGTGGATCGAAGGGCTATTTTTGATATTTATTGTCAGAGCGAGACTGGTGAACGCTTCATTGTAGAAATGCAGAAGGCTAAGCAAAATTTGTTTAAGGATCGGAGTGTCTATTATTCTACTTTCCCCATCCAAGAACAGGCTGAACAGGGATTTTGGAACTATGAGCTCACGGCAGTTTATACGGTTGGCATCCTAGATTTTGTATTTGATGACCACAAGCATGAGTCGGAACTGCTACATGTAGTGGAGTTGAAAAATCAGCACTGTGAGGTGTTCTACGATAAGCTCAAGTTTATTTATGTTGAGCTACCCAAATTCACCAAGTCTCTTGAGCAGCTGGAGTCCCATTTTGACAAGTGGTTATTTTTATTCAAACACCTAGCCCAGCTGAATGAACCCCCATTACCGTTGCAAGAGGATGTGTTTGCCCAGCTATTTGATGTTGCAGAGATTGCCAATTTTTCATCTGCGGAGCAAGCGCTATATCAGGATAGCCTGAAGGTCTACCGGGATATGTACAATGTTACCCAAACCTTGATTGATGAAACCTTGGAACAAGGTATAGAACAAGGTATTAAACAAGGTATAGAACAAGGTAGAGCAGAAGGTAGACAGGAAGAAAAACAGCAGATTGCTAAGCAGATGAAGGCCGCAGGGTTACCCGCTCAGGATATTGCCCAATATACGGGGTTGAGTATGGATGAGATTGATCGGTTGTAG
- a CDS encoding LicD family protein — protein MKKPLILTMINQQIIFIHKTIAEALERQFSEFLSIYQKIIRANPDYFELYTYIFLGDIYAKLEHVEQAKKNYYKAIILRSQKYKIPWFLEVEPIVSSYYKAIESTNLENFYYHIGKVFSYRHNPNQAAKFYRKAIKINPEMSAAYQNLGHVAAQQGNCEEASAFYIKAIKFDPGNEEFHNELWWYLLSTHIPLQKLEKIEHLATKIVQVANETKTIEQSNIAPLESDHGDSLKNSPLLSNLIANYETTIQLATPSSDNISAKDIVVFLAEKNKAIHLSLLQQFKFIDSLLRQHDINYWAIDGTLMGAIRHQGFIPWDDDIDIEMKQSDINRLLSLEDILNQHGFYLKKHDKHFYKIADDFDIFIYEERKGASPNCFYTYLDDHEIFPLRKLKLCDFEVYAPHKAEEYLKRAYGNDCLERCIIWNHHLNDYFKPTHDPEKYVLSIDDVNHILKK, from the coding sequence ATGAAAAAGCCCTTAATATTAACTATGATAAACCAGCAAATTATCTTTATACATAAAACTATTGCTGAAGCTTTAGAAAGACAATTTTCAGAATTTCTTTCAATTTACCAAAAAATAATCAGAGCTAATCCAGATTACTTTGAACTTTATACTTATATTTTTTTAGGGGATATTTACGCAAAACTAGAGCATGTCGAACAAGCTAAAAAAAACTATTATAAAGCTATAATCCTGCGCTCACAAAAATATAAAATCCCTTGGTTTTTAGAAGTTGAACCAATTGTATCCTCTTATTACAAAGCAATAGAATCAACTAATCTAGAGAATTTTTATTATCATATCGGTAAAGTATTTAGTTATAGGCACAATCCAAATCAAGCTGCAAAATTTTATAGGAAAGCTATTAAGATTAATCCTGAAATGTCGGCGGCTTACCAAAACTTAGGTCATGTGGCTGCACAGCAAGGTAATTGTGAAGAGGCGAGCGCGTTTTACATTAAGGCGATTAAGTTTGATCCAGGGAATGAGGAGTTCCATAATGAACTGTGGTGGTACTTATTATCTACCCATATCCCACTACAGAAATTGGAAAAAATTGAGCATCTTGCTACAAAGATCGTGCAAGTAGCAAATGAAACCAAAACCATAGAGCAGTCTAATATAGCGCCTTTAGAATCTGATCATGGTGATTCTCTCAAAAATAGCCCACTATTATCAAACTTGATCGCTAATTATGAAACAACTATCCAGTTAGCAACTCCCTCAAGTGATAATATTTCAGCTAAAGACATCGTAGTTTTTCTTGCTGAAAAAAATAAAGCGATACATTTAAGTCTTTTGCAGCAATTTAAATTTATAGATTCTCTACTTAGGCAGCATGATATCAATTATTGGGCTATTGATGGCACCCTAATGGGTGCTATTCGACATCAAGGTTTCATACCTTGGGATGATGATATTGATATTGAGATGAAACAATCAGATATAAATCGACTTTTATCTTTAGAAGATATACTTAATCAACATGGATTTTATTTGAAAAAACACGATAAACATTTTTATAAAATTGCCGATGATTTTGATATTTTTATATATGAAGAAAGAAAAGGGGCATCTCCAAATTGTTTTTACACATATCTAGATGATCATGAAATATTCCCTTTGCGAAAATTAAAATTATGTGACTTTGAGGTTTATGCTCCCCATAAAGCCGAGGAATATCTTAAAAGGGCTTACGGAAATGATTGTCTGGAAAGATGCATAATTTGGAATCATCATTTAAACGATTATTTTAAACCTACCCATGATCCAGAAAAGTATGTCTTGAGCATTGATGATGTTAATCATATCTTGAAAAAATGA
- a CDS encoding SufS family cysteine desulfurase: protein MTLTQEKTIADQVRADFPILHQEVNGKPLIYFDNAATAQKPVAVLDALRHYYEMDNANVHRGVHTLSTRATDGYEGARDKVASFVNAQSRQEIVFTRNASEAINLVAYSWGLENLRQGDEIILSVMEHHSNLVPWQIIAQKTGAVLKYVGLTETQEFDLQQFRQLISEKTKLVSVVHVSNTLGCINPVEKIIAIAHNYGAMVMIDACQSVPHMPIDVQAMNCDWLVASGHKMCASTGIGFLYGKLDLLEAMPPFLGGGEMIAEVFLDHSTYGDLPHKFEAGTPAIAQAIALGAAVDYLTELGMDNIHSYEEELTAYLFKQLQEIPDLIMYGPQATIDGKGRAALATFNIKGLDASDVSTLLDQDGVAIRSGNHCTQPLHHRLGVTGTARASLYFYNTFEEIDRFIVALKETIEFFRSAME, encoded by the coding sequence ATGACCTTAACTCAAGAAAAAACCATTGCTGATCAAGTCCGGGCTGACTTCCCAATTTTGCACCAGGAGGTTAACGGTAAACCGCTGATTTACTTCGATAATGCGGCTACTGCCCAGAAACCGGTAGCAGTACTCGATGCATTGCGCCACTACTACGAAATGGACAATGCTAATGTTCACCGAGGTGTCCATACCCTTAGCACTAGAGCGACAGACGGTTATGAGGGGGCACGGGATAAGGTAGCTAGTTTTGTAAATGCCCAGTCACGACAAGAGATTGTCTTTACCCGCAATGCTTCGGAAGCGATTAACTTAGTGGCTTACAGCTGGGGTTTGGAAAATCTGCGCCAGGGAGATGAAATTATTCTCTCGGTTATGGAACACCACAGCAATCTGGTGCCTTGGCAAATTATTGCTCAGAAAACTGGGGCGGTACTAAAGTATGTGGGATTGACGGAGACTCAGGAGTTTGATTTACAACAGTTCCGACAGCTGATTTCTGAGAAAACCAAGCTGGTAAGTGTGGTTCATGTCTCCAATACTTTGGGATGTATTAATCCAGTAGAGAAAATTATTGCGATCGCACACAACTATGGCGCTATGGTAATGATTGATGCTTGCCAAAGTGTCCCCCATATGCCCATTGATGTCCAAGCTATGAATTGTGATTGGCTAGTGGCATCGGGTCATAAAATGTGTGCTTCCACGGGGATTGGCTTTCTGTATGGGAAACTGGACTTACTCGAAGCCATGCCTCCATTTTTAGGTGGTGGTGAAATGATTGCCGAGGTATTTCTCGATCACTCCACCTATGGGGATTTACCCCATAAATTTGAAGCAGGGACACCAGCCATTGCTCAAGCGATCGCACTTGGTGCTGCAGTAGACTATCTGACTGAGTTGGGTATGGATAATATCCATAGCTATGAAGAAGAATTAACCGCTTATTTGTTTAAGCAGTTGCAAGAAATTCCAGATCTAATCATGTATGGCCCCCAAGCAACAATAGATGGTAAAGGTAGGGCAGCCTTAGCAACATTTAATATTAAAGGATTGGATGCTAGTGATGTGTCTACCCTGTTGGATCAAGACGGTGTAGCAATTCGTTCTGGAAATCATTGTACTCAACCCTTGCACCATCGTTTAGGAGTGACTGGTACAGCACGAGCTAGTTTGTATTTTTATAATACCTTCGAAGAGATTGATCGGTTTATTGTGGCGTTGAAAGAAACAATTGAGTTTTTCAGAAGTGCTATGGAGTGA
- the sufD gene encoding Fe-S cluster assembly protein SufD, with product MTMEVSVKREVSYLSALLEQCRQDNPVEMDWLQELSNHARGIAQELAIPTTKDEEWRFTDLSPLMQETFEAAVAVDTSTLDISPAVLPEAVNSRLVFVNGIYAPELSSVAGLPEGVFVGNLAELPSEYQSRIADYLGKHQGVTDVFTLLNTAGLTDVAVIWLPRNTEVTVPIHLLFVSMADGVPRLFQPRCLVVAEAGSQLSLVEEYWQGQEENSAQGVYLTNSVTEVWVGDNARVTHIRVDGESNQAFHVGKSAIAQARNSFYSCHGVAFGGKLSRHTLEVFQMGEGTETILNGLTAISEQQLADTHSAVMLNHPNGISNQLQKCIIDGSAHAVFNGKVSVPQAAQLTNAAQLNRNLLLSPKARVDTKPQLEITADNVKCSHGATVSQLEADEVFYLQSRGLKETDARNLLIDAFVAEILNQIPLASVRQRLSETVISSKRERNNVQQ from the coding sequence ATGACTATGGAAGTTTCTGTAAAACGGGAAGTTTCTTATTTGTCGGCACTGCTAGAGCAATGTCGCCAGGATAATCCAGTTGAGATGGATTGGTTACAAGAGCTAAGTAACCACGCTAGGGGGATTGCTCAGGAGTTGGCGATTCCCACTACTAAAGATGAGGAATGGCGGTTTACGGATTTGTCGCCACTGATGCAGGAGACCTTTGAGGCTGCTGTAGCTGTTGATACAAGCACTTTGGATATTAGTCCGGCAGTTTTGCCAGAGGCGGTTAACAGCCGATTAGTATTTGTCAATGGGATTTATGCCCCTGAGCTATCCTCTGTGGCTGGGTTGCCTGAAGGGGTGTTTGTGGGGAATTTGGCCGAGTTGCCATCAGAGTATCAGAGCCGAATTGCTGATTATTTGGGCAAGCACCAGGGCGTAACCGATGTGTTTACGCTGCTCAATACCGCTGGTTTGACTGATGTGGCGGTGATCTGGTTGCCGAGGAATACTGAGGTGACGGTTCCCATTCATCTGCTGTTTGTTTCCATGGCTGATGGGGTGCCTAGGCTGTTTCAGCCCCGTTGTTTGGTAGTGGCGGAGGCTGGTAGTCAGCTGAGTTTAGTTGAAGAGTATTGGCAAGGCCAAGAGGAAAATAGCGCCCAGGGTGTTTATTTGACCAATTCCGTGACCGAGGTATGGGTTGGAGATAATGCCAGGGTGACTCATATCCGGGTTGATGGGGAAAGTAACCAGGCTTTCCATGTCGGCAAGAGTGCGATCGCACAAGCTCGGAATAGTTTTTATAGTTGCCATGGGGTAGCCTTTGGGGGGAAGTTGTCTCGCCATACTCTCGAAGTGTTTCAGATGGGTGAAGGGACCGAAACGATTCTAAATGGCTTGACGGCGATTAGTGAGCAACAGTTGGCAGATACTCATAGTGCGGTGATGTTGAATCATCCCAATGGGATCAGTAATCAGCTGCAAAAGTGCATTATAGATGGTAGTGCTCATGCGGTGTTTAATGGTAAGGTTTCTGTTCCTCAAGCAGCGCAGTTGACCAATGCAGCTCAGTTGAATCGTAATTTGTTGCTATCGCCGAAGGCTAGAGTTGATACCAAGCCTCAGTTGGAGATTACAGCTGATAATGTGAAATGTTCCCACGGTGCTACAGTCAGTCAGTTGGAAGCGGATGAAGTCTTCTATTTGCAAAGTCGTGGACTAAAGGAAACCGATGCCCGTAACCTTTTGATTGATGCGTTTGTAGCAGAAATACTCAATCAAATTCCCCTAGCTTCTGTTCGTCAAAGACTTTCGGAAACAGTCATAAGTTCAAAACGGGAACGGAATAACGTTCAACAGTAA
- the sufC gene encoding Fe-S cluster assembly ATPase SufC — MISETSEIILSVRDLTADVDGNQILKGLNLEVKAGEIHAIMGPNGSGKSTLSKVLAGHPAYEVTGGEVSFLGQNLLEMEPEERSLAGVFLAFQYPLEIPGVSNFDFLRVAYNSHRKHKGLEEIDTFDFEDLVEEKLEVVKMNPSFLERSLNEGFSGGEKKRNEILQMALLEPKLGILDETDSGLDIDALKIVANGVNQLASAENAMILITHYQRLLNYIEPDFVHVMADGRILRTGSKELALELESRGYDWVLEDETAEVSV; from the coding sequence ATGATTAGTGAAACTAGTGAAATAATATTGTCTGTTCGGGATTTGACGGCAGATGTGGATGGTAACCAGATTCTGAAGGGATTGAATCTAGAAGTTAAAGCCGGGGAAATCCACGCGATTATGGGGCCAAATGGTTCTGGTAAGAGTACTTTGTCTAAGGTATTAGCGGGTCATCCTGCCTATGAAGTAACGGGAGGCGAGGTAAGTTTTTTAGGGCAAAATCTGTTGGAAATGGAGCCGGAGGAACGGTCTTTGGCTGGGGTATTTCTGGCGTTTCAGTATCCGTTGGAAATTCCTGGTGTGAGTAATTTTGATTTCTTGCGGGTGGCTTACAATTCCCATCGCAAGCACAAGGGATTAGAAGAAATTGATACATTTGATTTTGAGGATTTAGTTGAAGAAAAGCTGGAAGTTGTTAAAATGAATCCTAGCTTTCTAGAGCGTAGTCTCAATGAAGGCTTCTCTGGAGGAGAAAAGAAGCGGAATGAAATTCTCCAAATGGCACTTCTAGAACCTAAGCTAGGGATTTTGGATGAAACGGATTCGGGCTTGGATATTGATGCTCTCAAGATTGTGGCTAATGGGGTGAATCAATTGGCAAGTGCCGAGAATGCCATGATTTTGATTACTCACTACCAACGTTTACTGAATTATATCGAGCCGGATTTTGTTCATGTGATGGCAGATGGTCGTATCCTCAGGACTGGTAGCAAGGAGTTAGCTCTAGAGTTGGAATCCCGTGGCTATGACTGGGTGCTAGAAGACGAGACTGCTGAGGTGAGTGTCTGA
- the sufB gene encoding Fe-S cluster assembly protein SufB — protein MTATVKTLVNQPYKYGFVTDIEADTIPRGLNEDIIRLISAKKNEPEFMLEFRLKAYRQWQKMTEPTWPHVTYPAIDYQKIIYYSAPKQKKEKLNSLDEVDPALLETFDKLGISLSEQKRLANVAVDAIFDSVSIATTFKEKLAESGVIFCSISEALQEHPDLVRKYLGSVVPVADNYFAALNSAVFSDGSFVYIPKGVKCPMELSTYFRINNGDTGQFERTLIVAEEGSNVSYLEGCTAPMYDSNQLHAAVVELVALDNAEIKYSTVQNWFAGDKNGKGGIYNFVTKRGLCKGVNSKISWTQVETGSAITWKYPSCVLVGDNSIGEFYSVALTNNLQQADTGTKMVHIGKNTRSTIISKGISAGKSKNSYRGLVKIGPKAKGARNYSQCDSMLIGDTAEANTFPYIQVQNNMGKVEHEASTSKIGEDQLFFFAQRGISEEDAISMMVSGFCKDVFNELPMEFAAEADKLLSLKLEGTVG, from the coding sequence ATGACTGCCACTGTCAAGACATTAGTCAACCAGCCCTATAAGTACGGCTTTGTCACAGATATTGAAGCGGATACCATTCCTCGTGGACTCAATGAGGATATTATCCGTCTGATTTCGGCTAAGAAAAACGAACCCGAGTTCATGCTGGAGTTTCGCCTAAAGGCGTATCGACAATGGCAGAAAATGACCGAGCCAACCTGGCCCCATGTCACCTATCCTGCCATTGACTACCAAAAGATTATCTACTACTCAGCACCCAAACAGAAGAAGGAAAAACTCAATAGCCTGGACGAAGTTGACCCAGCTTTACTGGAAACCTTTGATAAATTAGGTATTTCTCTATCTGAGCAAAAGCGGCTGGCTAATGTAGCAGTGGATGCCATCTTTGATAGCGTCTCAATCGCCACTACCTTCAAAGAGAAGCTGGCTGAGTCGGGAGTAATTTTCTGCTCGATATCGGAAGCTTTACAAGAACACCCGGACTTAGTGCGAAAATACCTCGGTAGTGTTGTTCCTGTGGCAGATAATTACTTTGCTGCTCTCAATTCTGCTGTTTTCAGTGATGGTTCCTTTGTCTATATTCCCAAAGGAGTCAAGTGCCCGATGGAACTGTCCACCTATTTCCGGATTAATAATGGAGATACTGGACAGTTCGAGCGTACCCTAATTGTGGCGGAAGAAGGGAGCAATGTTAGTTACCTAGAAGGCTGCACTGCGCCCATGTACGATAGTAACCAGCTGCACGCAGCTGTGGTGGAACTGGTTGCCCTGGACAATGCTGAGATTAAATACTCCACGGTGCAAAACTGGTTCGCTGGGGATAAAAATGGTAAAGGTGGGATTTACAACTTTGTTACCAAGCGGGGATTGTGCAAGGGAGTTAACTCGAAGATTTCCTGGACTCAGGTAGAAACTGGTTCTGCAATTACTTGGAAGTATCCCAGTTGCGTCCTAGTGGGTGACAATTCCATTGGTGAATTCTACTCTGTTGCTCTAACCAACAATCTCCAACAAGCAGACACAGGTACCAAGATGGTACATATCGGTAAAAATACTCGCAGCACCATCATTTCTAAAGGGATTTCTGCTGGTAAGTCCAAAAATAGCTACCGGGGTCTAGTCAAAATTGGTCCGAAGGCAAAGGGGGCGCGGAACTATTCCCAGTGTGATTCCATGTTGATTGGAGATACAGCTGAGGCGAATACCTTTCCCTACATTCAAGTCCAGAACAACATGGGCAAAGTGGAACACGAAGCCTCGACTTCCAAAATCGGTGAAGACCAGCTATTTTTCTTCGCTCAACGAGGGATTTCAGAAGAAGATGCAATCTCCATGATGGTGAGTGGCTTCTGTAAAGATGTCTTCAATGAACTTCCCATGGAATTTGCTGCTGAAGCAGATAAACTTTTAAGCCTGAAGCTCGAAGGCACAGTCGGATAA